Proteins from a genomic interval of Vespula pensylvanica isolate Volc-1 chromosome 22, ASM1446617v1, whole genome shotgun sequence:
- the LOC122636479 gene encoding uncharacterized protein LOC122636479 isoform X1 → MALSIQCRRGWYGVAVWYDTSEPEDSPLKMKKPHILTYLLLLPLVLGFNLQEDDLVFDDIGEESSSTPSIERHIIDRSRTVGHDRRLVKDTKRHHRVERLWDIPDVIVPVGHVFKLRITRQAFGGSVDRYEIHEANGQNLSRWLYWDDAASTLLGVPSKKDVGNHHLIVKAIGKHGDNAKDAFFVHVVPEKREEVKHKDGKSHCKEGEDQTLLTIFLDVKFENLTPSVKVNAIENLAGFLGLHTSAFSMHPQSGKENSNPDSLVIFTGPGNVKYRTERHLTTIQWQVGCDGHLWRHQTDLVKQLRDQAKDGTLAEVLQLPVLLWRVKTDSTSLSRNRREVGSGDFDADEYEGYDYDDDEYGEDEDGGDDNEAITEPPLQPSYVPNVNSRGNTEWLEHPHRHHHGEETLDLGQNEEVDEREIVPSTNPRTAESNAANASFSGLLTTTTTQFTPSSSTTTTTTMPTTTTSTTTTQATTMPTSTTTPTTTTTTTTTTTTTPTTTTTTTTTTSTTTTTSSMTTTSTIADTTAATTSTTVVPSTESTKVDIVEDSEDNTQRVDMESVTLLPTISPEITTTLPSITTLQFSTTAASTSATGKAETEATTVFANVTFEEATYGTTVPATRQPTMTPIASSTTVGTTSAHTTIPPTQAATVSTSNTTSEVHTTRTTTSTSTVGVTTSTTTASTTTAQPTTTVTIPPSQATTENIELPVSNLPPKKDRRLKKLRVIAGKPLSYVIPPDTFSDPEDGDTRNLKLGLYLQGVPIKSTNWLQFNPRTQEVYGLPLENDISTWNYELVATDSGGLNVSDILDVHVQQHRLSRIVNHEFSIYLKIDKRNLFPTDVDWELQVIGSLAELYGDADPYYITVRAIDIDHDQAIFTWMNDTFPRSSECPKDHINELLRILIDKDGDPSPLLRAALAPELRVKRVVFQGIGQCEDMNQSGIPKVHTEEPKVNFPPVPRNQVDHVNATVGELLVFKVPEDTFFDSEDGSSRNMKMSLLTIERTPIPPHEWLQFDNKNQEFYGVPLQNDVGRKEYQLVVTDREGASATDGLVVVVHPAPPMTHTVEFSMTLDIPYESFAHSAMQKRNFVEKLRDLYHDRDTSAISLHSISNGSTVITWHNKTLPTAYCAHKEVNRLRAVLVKSDNDRRSVTDEVLDVMGLKFPVKQITVIPMGICRGELTGVPPDSHVPPIDDSTSIGAFHDDYLITFVLPAIIIAAMLIFAGVIACVLYKRRRSGKMSVSEQDDERQSFRSKGIPVIFQDELDEKPDPGNKSPVILKEEKPPLPPPEYQKSEDGADVPMLPKENSEEPYQPPPPFATNRDTNRQNRPKPTPTYRKPPPYVPP, encoded by the exons ATGGCGTTGTCCATACAATGCCGGCGAGGATGGTACG GTGTAGCAGTATGGTATGATACAAGCGAGCCTGAAGATTCTCCCCTAAAAATGAAGAAGCCTCATATCCTGACGTACCTGCTCCTCCTGCCTCTAGTGCTGGGATTTAACTTGCAAGAGGACGACCTGGTCTTTGATGACATCGGTGAGGAAAGCAGCAGTACACCATCGATCGAGAGACATATCATCGATCGTAGTAGAACCGTGGGACACGATCGAAGATTGGTGAAAGATACAAAGAGACATCATCGAGTCGAGAGATTATGGGATATACCGGATGTCATCGTTCCAGTGGGTCATGTTTTCAAGTTAAGGATCACGAGACAAGCTTTCGGTGGCAGCGTGGATCGTTACGAG ATACACGAGGCAAATGGACAAAACCTGTCCCGTTGGTTGTACTGGGACGATGCTGCTTCGACTCTTCTTGGTGTCCCATCGAAGAAGGATGTTGGTAATCATCATTTAATCGTCAAGGCTATTGGAAAACACGGTGACAACGCCAAAGATGCTTTCTTCGTGCATGTAGTTCCGGAGAAACGAGAGGAAGTCAAGCATAAAGACGGCAAG AGTCACtgtaaagaaggagaagaccAGACGCTGTTAACGATTTTTCTGGATGTCAAATTCGAGAATCTCACACCGTCCGTTAAAGTAAATGCGATCGAGAATCTCGCTGGATTTTTGGGACTCCACACC AGCGCATTCTCTATGCACCCGCAAAGTGGAAAGGAAAACTCGAATCCTGATTCTCTAGTTATTTTTACCGGGCCTGGGAATGTTAAATACCGCACCGAAAGACATCTAACGACTATCCAATGGCAG GTTGGCTGCGACGGTCACTTATGGAGGCATCAGACGGATTTAGTCAAGCAGCTGCGAGATCAGGCGAAAGATGGGACACTAGCGGAGGTTCTTCAACTTCCTGTACTATTATGGCGTGTAAAGACTGACTCGACCTCTCTATCTAGAAACCGTAGAGAAGTTGGATCTGGTGATTTCGATGCCGACGAATACGAGGGTTACgattacgacgacgatgaataTGGCGAGGACGAAGACGGTGGCGACGATAACGAAGCGATCACGGAACCACCGTTGCAACCATCTTACGTGCCCAACGTCAACTCGAGAGGAAACACCGAATGGTTGGAACATCCACATAGACATCATCATGGAGAAGAAACATTAGATTTGGGC CAGAACGAAGAGGTTGACGAACGAGAAATCGTTCCATCTACAAATCCACGTACTGCTGAATCAAACGCTGCCAACGCTTCGTTCAGTGGTCTATTGACC ACAACAACCACCCAATTTACACCGTCATCATCAACTACAACCACTACAACCATGCCAACTACGACAACTTCAACCACAACGACTCAAGCTACGACAATGCCCACGAGTACTactactcctactactactactactactactactactactactactactcctactactactactactactactactactactagtactactactactacaagtAGCATGACTACGACAAGCACAATAGCAGATACAACAGCAGCTACCACTTCGACCACCGTTGTTCCGTCAACAGAATCTACCAAGGTGGATATCGTGGAAGACAGCGAAGATAATACTCAACGCGTGGACATGGAATCTGTTACTCTGTTACCCACAATTTCTCCCGAAATCACTACCACTCTACCATCGATTACTACGCTTCAATTTAGCACAACAGCTGCTTCGACCAGCGCTACTGGAAAAGCAGAAACAGAAGCTACCACTGTTTTTGCTAACGTTACGTTCGAAGAG GCAACATATGGAACGACGGTACCTGCAACGCGTCAACCTACAATGACCCCAATTGCGTCATCTACTACTGTTGGCACTACAAGTGCCCACACAACTATTCCGCCCACACAAGCTGCTACGGTATCTACATCTAACACGACATCGGAGGTACATACGACACGGACGACCACGAGTACGTCTACCGTTGGCgttactactagtactactaccgCTAGTACTACCACGGCTCAGCCGACTACGACCGTTACGATTCCACCGTCGCAGGCTACGACGGAAAATATTGAACTTCCGGTTAGCAATTTGCCACCCAAAAAGGATAGAAGGTTGAAGAAGCTTCGAGTGATCGCTGGCAAACCGTTAAGTTACGTTATACCTCCTGACACCTTCAGCGATCCCGAAGACGGGGATACGAGAAATCTAAAATTAGGTCTGTACTTGCAAGGTGTACCGATCAAAAGTACTAATTGGCTTCAATTCAATCCCCGTACGCAAGAAGTCTATGGATT ACCCcttgaaaatgatatttctaCTTGGAATTACGAGTTGGTAGCCACGGACAGTGGTGGATTAAACGTCTCTGACATATTGGATGTTCACGTTCAACAGCATAGATTGAGTCGCATCGTCAACCATGAGTTCAgtatttatctaaaaatagataaacgtAATCTTTTCCCAACCGACGTTGATTGGGAATTACAG GTTATTGGAAGTTTGGCCGAATTATACGGTGATGCGGATCCATATTATATTACGGTACGAGCTATCGACATCGATCACGATCAAGCTATCTTTACTTGGATGAACGATACCTTCCCTCGTAGTAGCGAATGTCCCAAGGATCATATAAATGAACTATTACGC ATTTTGATCGATAAGGACGGTGATCCTAGTCCTTTATTGAGAGCAGCTTTGGCACCTGAATTAAGGGTGAAGCGTGTCGTTTTCCAAGGAATCGGACAATGCGAGGATATGAATCAATCGGGAATACCTAAAGTTCATACCGAAGAACCCAAAGTAAATTTCCCTCCTGTTCCAAGAAATCAAGTGGATCACGTAAATGCCACTGTTGGAGAGTTGCTCGTATTCAAAGTTCCAGAG GACACCTTCTTTGATTCAGAGGATGGATCCTCTCGCAACATGAAAATGTCTCTTTTGACGATTGAACGTACTCCTATCCCGCCCCATGAATGGTTACagtttgataataaaaatcaagaatTTTATGGCGTGCCTTTGCAAAATGACGTAGGTCGAAAAGAATATCAATTGGTCGTGACGGATAGAGAAG GCGCAAGTGCTACGGACGGTTTAGTAGTCGTTGTACATCCGGCCCCGCCTATGACGCATACGGTTGAATTTTCGATGACTTTGGATATACCGTACGAATCGTTCGCACATTCAGCCATGCAAAAACgcaattttgttgaaaaattgCGTGACTTGTACCACGATCGTGACACGAGCGCTATTTCTTTACACAGCATTTCGAACGGTAGTACTGTCATCACGTGGCATAACAAAACATTACCAACGGCTTATTGTGCTCACAAAGAAGTAAATAGATTACGAGCGGTACTGGTTAAGAGTGACAACGATAGACGATCGGTCACCGACGAGGTTTTAGACGTGATGGGTCTGAAGTTCCCAGTGAAACAAATCACAGTAATCCCAATGGGAATATGTCGCGGTGAATTGACGGGCGTTCCTCCAGATAGTCACGTACCACCCATCGACGATTCCACCTCGATCGGAGCGTTTCACGATGATTATCTAATAACGTTCGTTCTGCCAGCTATTATAATAGCAGCCATGCTCATTTTCGCCGGCGTCATCGCCTGCGTACTCTACAAACGTAGACGCAGCGGGAAAATGAGCGTTAGCGAGCAGGACGACGAGCGACAGAGTTTTCGTAGCAAGGGAATACCCGTGATATTTCAAGACGAGCTCGATGAGAAACCAGATCCAG GCAATAAGTCGCCGGTTATCCTGAAGGAAGAGAAACCACCGCTTCCACCTCCTGAATATCAAAAGAGCGAGGACGGCGCGGACGTGCCAATGTTACCGAAAGAAAATTCCGAGGAACCTTACCAGCCGCCGCCGCCGTTTGCGACGAATCGTGATACAAATCGGCAAAATCGTCCAAAGCCCACGCCGACGTACAGAAAACCGCCCCCATACGTGCCTCCCTAA
- the LOC122636479 gene encoding dystroglycan-like isoform X5: MALSIQCRRGWYGVAVWYDTSEPEDSPLKMKKPHILTYLLLLPLVLGFNLQEDDLVFDDIGEESSSTPSIERHIIDRSRTVGHDRRLVKDTKRHHRVERLWDIPDVIVPVGHVFKLRITRQAFGGSVDRYEIHEANGQNLSRWLYWDDAASTLLGVPSKKDVGNHHLIVKAIGKHGDNAKDAFFVHVVPEKREEVKHKDGKSHCKEGEDQTLLTIFLDVKFENLTPSVKVNAIENLAGFLGLHTSAFSMHPQSGKENSNPDSLVIFTGPGNVKYRTERHLTTIQWQVGCDGHLWRHQTDLVKQLRDQAKDGTLAEVLQLPVLLWRVKTDSTSLSRNRREVGSGDFDADEYEGYDYDDDEYGEDEDGGDDNEAITEPPLQPSYVPNVNSRGNTEWLEHPHRHHHGEETLDLGNEEVDEREIVPSTNPRTAESNAANASFSGLLTATYGTTVPATRQPTMTPIASSTTVGTTSAHTTIPPTQAATVSTSNTTSEVHTTRTTTSTSTVGVTTSTTTASTTTAQPTTTVTIPPSQATTENIELPVSNLPPKKDRRLKKLRVIAGKPLSYVIPPDTFSDPEDGDTRNLKLGLYLQGVPIKSTNWLQFNPRTQEVYGLPLENDISTWNYELVATDSGGLNVSDILDVHVQQHRLSRIVNHEFSIYLKIDKRNLFPTDVDWELQVIGSLAELYGDADPYYITVRAIDIDHDQAIFTWMNDTFPRSSECPKDHINELLRILIDKDGDPSPLLRAALAPELRVKRVVFQGIGQCEDMNQSGIPKVHTEEPKVNFPPVPRNQVDHVNATVGELLVFKVPEDTFFDSEDGSSRNMKMSLLTIERTPIPPHEWLQFDNKNQEFYGVPLQNDVGRKEYQLVVTDREGASATDGLVVVVHPAPPMTHTVEFSMTLDIPYESFAHSAMQKRNFVEKLRDLYHDRDTSAISLHSISNGSTVITWHNKTLPTAYCAHKEVNRLRAVLVKSDNDRRSVTDEVLDVMGLKFPVKQITVIPMGICRGELTGVPPDSHVPPIDDSTSIGAFHDDYLITFVLPAIIIAAMLIFAGVIACVLYKRRRSGKMSVSEQDDERQSFRSKGIPVIFQDELDEKPDPGNKSPVILKEEKPPLPPPEYQKSEDGADVPMLPKENSEEPYQPPPPFATNRDTNRQNRPKPTPTYRKPPPYVPP, translated from the exons ATGGCGTTGTCCATACAATGCCGGCGAGGATGGTACG GTGTAGCAGTATGGTATGATACAAGCGAGCCTGAAGATTCTCCCCTAAAAATGAAGAAGCCTCATATCCTGACGTACCTGCTCCTCCTGCCTCTAGTGCTGGGATTTAACTTGCAAGAGGACGACCTGGTCTTTGATGACATCGGTGAGGAAAGCAGCAGTACACCATCGATCGAGAGACATATCATCGATCGTAGTAGAACCGTGGGACACGATCGAAGATTGGTGAAAGATACAAAGAGACATCATCGAGTCGAGAGATTATGGGATATACCGGATGTCATCGTTCCAGTGGGTCATGTTTTCAAGTTAAGGATCACGAGACAAGCTTTCGGTGGCAGCGTGGATCGTTACGAG ATACACGAGGCAAATGGACAAAACCTGTCCCGTTGGTTGTACTGGGACGATGCTGCTTCGACTCTTCTTGGTGTCCCATCGAAGAAGGATGTTGGTAATCATCATTTAATCGTCAAGGCTATTGGAAAACACGGTGACAACGCCAAAGATGCTTTCTTCGTGCATGTAGTTCCGGAGAAACGAGAGGAAGTCAAGCATAAAGACGGCAAG AGTCACtgtaaagaaggagaagaccAGACGCTGTTAACGATTTTTCTGGATGTCAAATTCGAGAATCTCACACCGTCCGTTAAAGTAAATGCGATCGAGAATCTCGCTGGATTTTTGGGACTCCACACC AGCGCATTCTCTATGCACCCGCAAAGTGGAAAGGAAAACTCGAATCCTGATTCTCTAGTTATTTTTACCGGGCCTGGGAATGTTAAATACCGCACCGAAAGACATCTAACGACTATCCAATGGCAG GTTGGCTGCGACGGTCACTTATGGAGGCATCAGACGGATTTAGTCAAGCAGCTGCGAGATCAGGCGAAAGATGGGACACTAGCGGAGGTTCTTCAACTTCCTGTACTATTATGGCGTGTAAAGACTGACTCGACCTCTCTATCTAGAAACCGTAGAGAAGTTGGATCTGGTGATTTCGATGCCGACGAATACGAGGGTTACgattacgacgacgatgaataTGGCGAGGACGAAGACGGTGGCGACGATAACGAAGCGATCACGGAACCACCGTTGCAACCATCTTACGTGCCCAACGTCAACTCGAGAGGAAACACCGAATGGTTGGAACATCCACATAGACATCATCATGGAGAAGAAACATTAGATTTGGGC AACGAAGAGGTTGACGAACGAGAAATCGTTCCATCTACAAATCCACGTACTGCTGAATCAAACGCTGCCAACGCTTCGTTCAGTGGTCTATTGACC GCAACATATGGAACGACGGTACCTGCAACGCGTCAACCTACAATGACCCCAATTGCGTCATCTACTACTGTTGGCACTACAAGTGCCCACACAACTATTCCGCCCACACAAGCTGCTACGGTATCTACATCTAACACGACATCGGAGGTACATACGACACGGACGACCACGAGTACGTCTACCGTTGGCgttactactagtactactaccgCTAGTACTACCACGGCTCAGCCGACTACGACCGTTACGATTCCACCGTCGCAGGCTACGACGGAAAATATTGAACTTCCGGTTAGCAATTTGCCACCCAAAAAGGATAGAAGGTTGAAGAAGCTTCGAGTGATCGCTGGCAAACCGTTAAGTTACGTTATACCTCCTGACACCTTCAGCGATCCCGAAGACGGGGATACGAGAAATCTAAAATTAGGTCTGTACTTGCAAGGTGTACCGATCAAAAGTACTAATTGGCTTCAATTCAATCCCCGTACGCAAGAAGTCTATGGATT ACCCcttgaaaatgatatttctaCTTGGAATTACGAGTTGGTAGCCACGGACAGTGGTGGATTAAACGTCTCTGACATATTGGATGTTCACGTTCAACAGCATAGATTGAGTCGCATCGTCAACCATGAGTTCAgtatttatctaaaaatagataaacgtAATCTTTTCCCAACCGACGTTGATTGGGAATTACAG GTTATTGGAAGTTTGGCCGAATTATACGGTGATGCGGATCCATATTATATTACGGTACGAGCTATCGACATCGATCACGATCAAGCTATCTTTACTTGGATGAACGATACCTTCCCTCGTAGTAGCGAATGTCCCAAGGATCATATAAATGAACTATTACGC ATTTTGATCGATAAGGACGGTGATCCTAGTCCTTTATTGAGAGCAGCTTTGGCACCTGAATTAAGGGTGAAGCGTGTCGTTTTCCAAGGAATCGGACAATGCGAGGATATGAATCAATCGGGAATACCTAAAGTTCATACCGAAGAACCCAAAGTAAATTTCCCTCCTGTTCCAAGAAATCAAGTGGATCACGTAAATGCCACTGTTGGAGAGTTGCTCGTATTCAAAGTTCCAGAG GACACCTTCTTTGATTCAGAGGATGGATCCTCTCGCAACATGAAAATGTCTCTTTTGACGATTGAACGTACTCCTATCCCGCCCCATGAATGGTTACagtttgataataaaaatcaagaatTTTATGGCGTGCCTTTGCAAAATGACGTAGGTCGAAAAGAATATCAATTGGTCGTGACGGATAGAGAAG GCGCAAGTGCTACGGACGGTTTAGTAGTCGTTGTACATCCGGCCCCGCCTATGACGCATACGGTTGAATTTTCGATGACTTTGGATATACCGTACGAATCGTTCGCACATTCAGCCATGCAAAAACgcaattttgttgaaaaattgCGTGACTTGTACCACGATCGTGACACGAGCGCTATTTCTTTACACAGCATTTCGAACGGTAGTACTGTCATCACGTGGCATAACAAAACATTACCAACGGCTTATTGTGCTCACAAAGAAGTAAATAGATTACGAGCGGTACTGGTTAAGAGTGACAACGATAGACGATCGGTCACCGACGAGGTTTTAGACGTGATGGGTCTGAAGTTCCCAGTGAAACAAATCACAGTAATCCCAATGGGAATATGTCGCGGTGAATTGACGGGCGTTCCTCCAGATAGTCACGTACCACCCATCGACGATTCCACCTCGATCGGAGCGTTTCACGATGATTATCTAATAACGTTCGTTCTGCCAGCTATTATAATAGCAGCCATGCTCATTTTCGCCGGCGTCATCGCCTGCGTACTCTACAAACGTAGACGCAGCGGGAAAATGAGCGTTAGCGAGCAGGACGACGAGCGACAGAGTTTTCGTAGCAAGGGAATACCCGTGATATTTCAAGACGAGCTCGATGAGAAACCAGATCCAG GCAATAAGTCGCCGGTTATCCTGAAGGAAGAGAAACCACCGCTTCCACCTCCTGAATATCAAAAGAGCGAGGACGGCGCGGACGTGCCAATGTTACCGAAAGAAAATTCCGAGGAACCTTACCAGCCGCCGCCGCCGTTTGCGACGAATCGTGATACAAATCGGCAAAATCGTCCAAAGCCCACGCCGACGTACAGAAAACCGCCCCCATACGTGCCTCCCTAA